A part of Palaemon carinicauda isolate YSFRI2023 chromosome 8, ASM3689809v2, whole genome shotgun sequence genomic DNA contains:
- the LOC137645063 gene encoding probable imidazolonepropionase produces the protein MTSANNGREMGLLIRGASQVVQVSSKGEKFKLKDYMSDLAILSATSTEGVSIAVDKNGLIAAIGMDSEIARQYPAATWDTIIEAKGQSVVPGLVDAHTHPVWAGDRVHEFTMKLAGATYMEVHQAGGGINFTVTKTREASEDELLELLIPRLKRMVSSGTTLVECKSGYGLNVETELKMLRVLEKARPLVPITISSTFCGAHSVPRGLTAEEATRRVLEEQLPALKKARESGELQVDSIDVFCEHNVFDVDQTRRILEAGKRDGLLINFHAEELHPLKSAEMGASLGAEVMSHLEEISEEGIAAMAKAGSVGVLLPTTAYILRLTPPPARAMIDAGVPVALGTDFNPNAFCLSMPLVMHLACVTMKMSLAEALTASTLHAAHSLRKAHLHGSIEPGKVADLVVVDAPRWEHLVYQFGGADHVISHVIKNGKVSHCRK, from the exons ATGACATCGGCAAACAACGGTCGGGAAATGGGATTGTTGATCCGAGGAGCGTCCCAGGTGGTCCAGGTGTCTAGCAAAGGAGAAAAGTTCAAGTTAAAAGATTATATGAGTGATTTGGCTATCCTTTCGGCAACCTCTACCGAGGGAGTATCTATAGCTGTTGACAA AAATGGTCTGATTGCTGCAATTGGAATGGATTCAGAAATTGCTAGACAATATCCAGCTGCTACTTGGGATACTATCATTGAGGCAAAAGGACAATCGGTCGTCCCCGGGTTGGTTGACGCCCACACCCACCCTGTATGGGCGGGAGACAGAGTACATGAATTTACTATGAAG TTAGCAGGAGCCACCTACATGGAAGTTCATCAAGCTGGAGGAGGTATTAATTTCACCGTGACAAAGACCAGGGAAGCCTCTGAGGACGAACTCCTTGAACTCCTGATTCCTCGTCTTAAAAGGATGGTATCCTCGG GCACAACCTTAGTCGAGTGCAAGAGCGGCTATGGATTAAACGTGGAAACGGAGCTGAAGATGCTTCGAGTGCTGGAAAAAGCCCGACCTCTTGTGCCCATCACCATCTCTTCAACATTTTGTGGTGCCCATTCCGTGCCTAG GGGTCTAACTGCCGAAGAAGCGACGAGACGTGTTTTGGAGGAGCAGTTGCCTGCTTTGAAAAAGGCCAGAGAATCCGGAGAG CTTCAAGTCGACAGCATCGACGTGTTCTGTGAGCACAACGTCTTCGACGTGGACCAAACCAGAAGGATATTAGAAGCTGGCAAACGGGATGGCCTACTGATAAACTTCCATGCTGAGGAACTGCATCCATTGAAGAGCGCTGAg ATGGGAGCATCCTTAGGAGCCGAAGTCATGAGCCACTTGGAAGAAATCTCCGAAGAAGGAATAGCAGCGATGGCCAAGGCAGGAAGTGTTGGTGTCCTACTTCCTACGACAGCATACATTCTACGTCTGACTCCTCCTCCCGCTCGTGCCATGATAGATGCCGGAGTGCCAGTCGCCCTTGGCACTGACTTCAATCCTAACGCCTTCTGTTTATCAATG CCTCTCGTGATGCACCTGGCGTGTGTTACCATGAAGATGTCTCTGGCCGAAGCTCTGACAGCTTCTACACTCCATGCTGCCCATTCGCTAAGGAAAGCTCATTTGCACGGGTCCATAGAGCCCGGAAAAGTAGCTGATTTGGTTGTTGTTGATGCCCCAAG ATGGGAGCACCTGGTATATCAGTTTGGTGGGGCGGATCACGTGATTTCTCACGTCATCAAAAATGGTAAAGTGTCTCATTGTAGGAAGTGA